The following proteins are encoded in a genomic region of Synechococcus sp. CBW1002:
- a CDS encoding helix-turn-helix domain-containing protein: MIPSGDRGAIVALLQEGISRGLSAKAIADLFGLATRTLRRWGLMIRTQGFSCDQRKGASRHVMHRFSEEERQQVLSTVNDPRFADLTPGQIVAILAEEGVYVGSESTIYRIMRQEGLLNRTRSGVGTARNEHRAC; the protein is encoded by the coding sequence TTGATTCCGTCTGGCGATCGCGGTGCGATCGTCGCGCTTCTACAGGAAGGCATCAGTCGTGGCCTTTCGGCCAAGGCCATTGCTGATCTTTTCGGCCTGGCGACACGCACGCTGAGGCGATGGGGCTTGATGATTCGGACCCAGGGATTCAGCTGCGATCAACGCAAGGGAGCGTCCAGGCATGTCATGCATCGTTTCAGCGAGGAGGAGCGCCAACAGGTGTTGTCCACTGTCAACGATCCACGCTTTGCCGATCTCACGCCTGGTCAGATCGTGGCGATCCTTGCCGAGGAGGGAGTCTACGTGGGATCGGAGTCAACGATTTACCGCATCATGCGCCAGGAAGGCCTGTTAAATCGTACCCGTTCAGGAGTCGGGACAGCTCGCAACGAACATCGGGCTTGCTGA
- a CDS encoding IS5 family transposase has translation MYRRHNNGQISIKEFHLPFGGTLDPENRWVQLEGLIPWDELEETYAPQFSATIGAPAKSVRMAFGALYIKQKLGLTDEETVHQIRENAYIQFFLGFAGYTAKAPFDASMMVHFRKRFSDEDLRRINELVVQRGKEILLEALAQAADDDDHDDRDSSGGGAQLELDALIKPADWPEGKNWGTLTIDASCTPADITYPRDLKLLNEARTTTERVIDDLCSQSSGFRRHRPRYDRGLARAHFLRVAKQKRPRRRKVKAAIKHQLGYVRQNLKAIDALIGCGARLSELKRHWWQKLLACSELERQQGLLLASQTNSIPDRLVNLVQTHIRPMVRGKARAAVEFGAKISVSVQNGFPFLHRISWNPYNEGEDLIAQAEKYKLDTGSYPERICADRIYITAKNRHFCTRNGIRLSGKRLGRPPKDPDVTTAHKHQLRSDQARRNEVEGVFGSGKRKYSLDLIMARLPAGAESSISMAFVVMCAEKVLRLLRLFFVLLFGWIYSFFMAWSAIRAPEGICKPCF, from the coding sequence ATGTACCGGAGGCACAATAACGGTCAGATCTCAATCAAGGAGTTCCACCTGCCATTTGGCGGCACACTTGATCCCGAGAATCGCTGGGTTCAACTGGAGGGGCTGATCCCATGGGATGAGCTGGAAGAAACCTATGCCCCTCAATTCAGCGCCACAATTGGCGCTCCAGCCAAATCAGTGAGAATGGCCTTTGGTGCTCTCTACATCAAACAGAAGTTAGGGCTCACCGACGAAGAGACAGTCCATCAGATCAGAGAGAACGCCTATATTCAGTTCTTTCTCGGCTTTGCGGGCTACACAGCTAAGGCACCGTTTGATGCCTCGATGATGGTGCACTTTCGCAAGCGTTTTTCTGACGAGGATCTGCGCCGTATCAACGAGCTGGTGGTGCAGCGCGGCAAAGAGATCCTTCTGGAAGCACTTGCTCAGGCAGCAGACGATGACGACCATGATGATCGTGATTCCAGTGGAGGAGGCGCTCAGCTAGAACTTGATGCGTTGATCAAGCCTGCTGACTGGCCAGAAGGAAAGAATTGGGGCACTCTCACGATTGATGCCAGTTGCACTCCAGCCGACATCACCTATCCCAGAGACCTCAAGCTCCTCAACGAGGCTCGCACAACGACCGAGCGAGTCATTGATGATCTGTGCAGTCAGTCATCGGGATTCAGGAGACATCGACCTCGCTACGACCGTGGCCTTGCTCGTGCTCATTTCCTGAGAGTGGCGAAGCAAAAACGACCACGTCGCCGCAAAGTGAAGGCTGCCATTAAACATCAGCTTGGCTATGTGCGGCAGAATCTCAAGGCCATTGATGCTCTGATCGGCTGCGGGGCAAGGCTTTCCGAGCTTAAGAGGCATTGGTGGCAGAAGTTGTTGGCCTGCAGCGAGTTGGAGCGGCAACAGGGCCTTCTGCTCGCCTCTCAGACCAACAGCATTCCAGACCGCCTGGTGAATCTTGTGCAGACCCATATCCGCCCAATGGTGCGAGGCAAAGCACGTGCTGCGGTGGAGTTTGGAGCCAAAATCAGTGTTTCGGTTCAAAACGGCTTTCCGTTCTTGCACCGCATAAGCTGGAACCCCTACAACGAAGGAGAAGACCTTATCGCTCAGGCGGAAAAATACAAGCTGGATACAGGATCTTACCCAGAGCGAATCTGCGCCGACCGGATTTATATCACGGCCAAGAATAGGCATTTCTGCACGAGGAACGGTATTCGCCTCTCCGGCAAGCGATTGGGTCGCCCGCCCAAGGATCCTGATGTCACCACTGCACACAAGCACCAGCTCCGATCTGATCAAGCTCGACGCAATGAAGTGGAAGGCGTCTTTGGCTCTGGAAAGCGCAAGTATTCCCTGGATCTGATCATGGCTCGTCTACCAGCTGGTGCCGAATCCTCCATCTCGATGGCCTTTGTCGTGATGTGCGCGGAAAAGGTCTTGAGGCTGCTGCGCCTCTTTTTTGTCCTTCTTTTTGGGTGGATCTACAGCTTTTTTATGGCCTGGTCAGCGATCAGAGCGCCTGAGGGCATCTGCAAGCCATGCTTTTGA
- a CDS encoding DDE-type integrase/transposase/recombinase, whose product MLEATGIHQVLAWDITLLPGPAKGQFYYLYMVMDVWSRRILGVEVHDRECGELAKHFFDRVCRDEGISSGSTTILHADNGAPMRSYTLAAKLAELGIALSFSRPRVSNDNAYVESWFRTMKYHQSYPVRRFRDLLSVRAWVDGFVDWYNAEHRHSGIKYVTPNQRHYGGTPEQSRSIAPQLVSSMRNR is encoded by the coding sequence GTGCTGGAGGCAACGGGCATCCATCAAGTGCTGGCCTGGGATATCACCCTGTTGCCGGGGCCTGCGAAGGGTCAGTTCTACTACCTTTATATGGTGATGGATGTGTGGAGCCGGCGCATCCTTGGCGTTGAGGTGCACGATCGTGAATGCGGCGAACTGGCCAAGCACTTCTTTGATCGTGTCTGCCGTGATGAAGGGATCAGCTCAGGGTCGACCACGATCCTGCACGCCGATAACGGAGCACCCATGCGCTCCTACACCTTGGCCGCGAAGCTGGCCGAGCTCGGCATTGCCCTGTCATTCTCGCGGCCGCGGGTGAGCAATGACAACGCCTACGTTGAGTCATGGTTCCGAACCATGAAATATCACCAGAGCTATCCAGTGCGTCGTTTCCGGGATCTTCTCTCAGTGCGCGCCTGGGTCGATGGCTTTGTTGACTGGTACAACGCTGAGCATCGTCACAGCGGCATCAAGTATGTGACGCCCAATCAGCGTCACTACGGAGGGACTCCTGAACAATCCAGATCCATTGCGCCGCAGCTGGTCTCAAGCATGAGAAACCGCTAA
- a CDS encoding transposase encodes MQPPYDAALREAVRLRMSPPNLESVAEIARDTGITAQTIYNWRSQWQKQGQLVPATNRPPEQWSAADKLAAVIQAAGLNGAELGSFCRERGLYPKQVARWRQAAEDANGPSAPSMADQRELQRKNQELVRRNRQLERELQKKEKALTEAATLLMLSKKFNQIFQPDEDP; translated from the coding sequence ATGCAACCGCCCTATGACGCCGCTCTGCGGGAAGCCGTCCGCCTGCGGATGAGCCCTCCGAACCTTGAGAGCGTGGCTGAGATCGCCCGCGACACCGGGATCACGGCGCAGACCATCTACAACTGGCGGAGCCAGTGGCAGAAGCAGGGCCAGCTGGTGCCTGCCACGAACCGGCCGCCGGAGCAGTGGAGCGCTGCCGACAAGCTGGCAGCCGTGATCCAGGCCGCAGGACTGAACGGAGCCGAGCTCGGGTCGTTCTGCAGGGAGCGGGGGCTGTATCCCAAGCAGGTTGCCCGTTGGCGCCAGGCCGCCGAGGATGCCAATGGCCCCAGCGCGCCGAGCATGGCTGATCAGCGGGAACTGCAACGCAAGAATCAGGAACTGGTCCGGCGGAATCGCCAGCTGGAGCGTGAATTGCAGAAGAAAGAAAAAGCACTGACAGAAGCGGCGACGTTGTTGATGCTCTCAAAAAAGTTCAACCAGATCTTTCAACCGGACGAGGATCCTTGA
- a CDS encoding IS66 family transposase: MTTPPAGISEADWAATPVGVKAGFLELVSQCQRQQQEIEQLRIQLTALATELAHLRERIGRSSRNSSKPPSSDGQGFKPPERRKGSGRKRGGQPGHPGSGPELLPIERVDEVVEHHPQACRRCGTLLQGQDPEPLRHQVIEIPPITPLVIEHRLHRLVCPCCTTSTCASLPAEVEVSHYGPRLSALVGLLGSAFPLSFSKTQALLDQLLGVQISRGAMATIRQRLSAALEQPMQEALAFARQQSVVYVDETGAPTGNADGGNPDGRRGWEWVMVTAMGVTVFLQSLSRSAAAAIDLLGNAFGGIVVSDRFSAYNHLPLEQRQLCWAHVIRDLTAIADRQGASGEIGAELLGLQQQLFAQWHRYKDGTIDWSTLQQGCRPIRQAFVGTLQRVVELGCQRGERTPWAKTVRTCHQLLQVSDGLWTFLEIEGIEPTNNAAERALRHSVIQRKISHGVQSRQGAICRSRLLTVTTSLRQQGRDIWQFLEQALIAHHRGGEMPSLLPNP, from the coding sequence ATGACCACCCCACCGGCCGGGATTTCAGAAGCCGATTGGGCCGCCACCCCGGTGGGAGTGAAGGCTGGATTTCTTGAGCTGGTCAGTCAGTGCCAGAGGCAGCAACAGGAGATCGAGCAGCTCCGCATCCAGCTCACCGCCCTGGCGACCGAACTGGCCCATCTGCGCGAGCGGATCGGCCGCAGCTCCCGCAATTCTTCCAAGCCTCCCTCCAGTGATGGCCAGGGGTTTAAGCCGCCCGAACGACGCAAGGGCAGTGGCCGCAAGCGCGGCGGCCAGCCGGGCCATCCCGGATCTGGGCCGGAGCTGCTGCCGATCGAGCGGGTGGATGAGGTGGTCGAGCACCACCCCCAGGCCTGCCGCCGCTGCGGCACGTTGCTACAGGGTCAGGATCCCGAGCCCTTGAGGCACCAGGTGATCGAGATTCCACCGATCACGCCTCTGGTGATCGAGCACCGGCTGCACCGCCTGGTCTGCCCCTGCTGTACCACCAGCACCTGTGCCTCGTTACCGGCGGAGGTGGAAGTAAGCCATTACGGTCCCCGGCTCAGTGCTCTGGTGGGTCTGCTGGGTAGTGCCTTCCCGTTGAGTTTCAGCAAGACCCAGGCGCTGCTGGATCAGCTGCTGGGGGTACAGATCAGCCGGGGAGCGATGGCCACTATCCGCCAGCGCTTGAGTGCAGCACTGGAGCAGCCCATGCAGGAGGCCCTTGCGTTTGCCCGTCAGCAGTCGGTGGTCTATGTCGATGAAACCGGTGCCCCCACCGGTAATGCCGATGGGGGCAACCCCGATGGCCGGCGCGGCTGGGAGTGGGTCATGGTGACCGCCATGGGGGTGACAGTGTTCTTGCAGAGCCTGAGCCGCTCGGCTGCCGCCGCGATCGACCTGCTCGGGAATGCCTTTGGCGGAATTGTGGTGAGCGATCGCTTCTCCGCCTACAACCATCTCCCGCTGGAGCAGCGCCAGCTGTGCTGGGCGCACGTGATCCGCGATCTCACCGCCATCGCTGACCGTCAGGGCGCCAGCGGTGAGATTGGAGCGGAGCTGCTGGGCCTGCAGCAGCAGCTGTTTGCCCAGTGGCACCGCTACAAAGACGGAACGATCGACTGGTCCACGTTGCAGCAGGGCTGTCGGCCGATCCGCCAGGCGTTTGTGGGCACGCTGCAGCGGGTTGTGGAGCTGGGCTGCCAGCGCGGCGAGCGAACGCCGTGGGCCAAGACGGTGCGTACCTGCCATCAGTTGCTGCAAGTGAGCGATGGCCTCTGGACCTTCCTGGAGATTGAAGGGATCGAGCCCACCAACAACGCAGCCGAGCGTGCCCTGCGCCATTCGGTGATTCAGCGCAAGATCAGCCATGGCGTCCAATCCCGCCAGGGTGCAATCTGCCGCAGCAGGTTGCTCACGGTCACCACCAGCCTGCGGCAACAGGGCCGTGATATCTGGCAGTTCCTGGAGCAGGCCTTGATCGCCCATCATCGCGGCGGTGAGATGCCATCGCTGTTGCCGAATCCCTGA